In Flavobacterium gelatinilyticum, a genomic segment contains:
- a CDS encoding DUF3408 domain-containing protein, with amino-acid sequence MEKENKRKTPPDINEELMMDLMADGVKKEGIQFPPEPIEETKKIDVKQEESLSIKPAQREKNRAKKSVDGSYGGHFLKTHSMTKRGEKSIYIRQEYHERLSRIVQVIGKNQIPLYAYLDNILEHHFEIFEKAITEDFNEKFKPIF; translated from the coding sequence ATGGAAAAGGAAAATAAGAGAAAAACCCCGCCGGACATTAATGAAGAACTCATGATGGACCTGATGGCTGACGGCGTCAAAAAAGAAGGGATACAGTTTCCGCCTGAGCCAATTGAAGAGACAAAAAAGATAGATGTAAAACAGGAAGAGTCACTGTCAATTAAACCTGCACAAAGGGAAAAGAACCGAGCAAAGAAAAGTGTTGACGGAAGCTATGGGGGCCACTTTTTGAAAACCCACTCAATGACCAAACGTGGAGAGAAGAGTATTTACATCCGTCAGGAATATCACGAACGTTTGTCCCGCATTGTTCAGGTAATAGGGAAAAATCAGATACCACTGTATGCTTATCTCGACAATATTCTCGAACATCATTTTGAAATATTTGAGAAAGCAATTACTGAAGATTTTAATGAGAAGTTTAAACCCATTTTTTAA
- a CDS encoding DUF3408 domain-containing protein yields MKNLFKKTKLPVQIGQYKDIFLHPAEFVARNGKSVYISDDFHRKISRIVFILGDGKITISDYMYNVLKQHFQDFGEDIETLHIEKQKPIL; encoded by the coding sequence ATGAAAAATTTATTTAAGAAAACCAAGCTGCCTGTACAAATCGGGCAATACAAAGACATTTTTTTACACCCGGCAGAATTTGTAGCTAGAAACGGTAAGTCGGTATATATCAGTGACGATTTTCACAGGAAGATTTCACGTATTGTTTTTATCCTCGGCGATGGAAAAATCACAATCTCAGATTACATGTACAATGTGCTAAAGCAGCATTTTCAGGATTTTGGAGAGGACATAGAGACGCTGCATATTGAAAAACAAAAACCAATTCTTTGA
- the mobA gene encoding conjugal transfer protein MobA: MRVNNNNKKHKGGRTPKSDPSIHRHVFRLTDTENAKLLSHFETSGIPNKAKFITSLLFSREMKSIKIDKGTVDFYMRLTSFHSQFRSVGVNYNQIVKLLYRHFSEKKAAAFLYKLEKQTAEMAALCQKIIQITEEFDAKYLKKQP, translated from the coding sequence ATGAGGGTGAACAATAACAATAAAAAGCACAAGGGTGGACGCACGCCCAAAAGCGACCCGAGCATCCACCGCCATGTATTTCGTCTGACAGATACGGAAAATGCCAAACTTTTATCACATTTTGAAACATCGGGAATTCCCAACAAAGCAAAATTTATCACCTCACTGCTGTTCAGCAGGGAGATGAAATCGATTAAAATTGACAAAGGAACGGTTGATTTTTATATGCGGTTGACTTCGTTTCATAGTCAGTTCCGCTCCGTAGGCGTGAATTATAACCAGATTGTAAAGCTATTGTACCGTCATTTTTCCGAGAAAAAGGCGGCGGCTTTTCTATATAAATTGGAAAAACAAACTGCTGAAATGGCGGCACTATGCCAAAAAATCATCCAGATAACTGAAGAATTTGACGCAAAATATCTGAAAAAACAGCCTTAG
- a CDS encoding ORF6N domain-containing protein — MENKPTISTMEIRNLIYSINGKQVMLDSNLASLYQVETKNLNKAVKRNIERFPASFCFQLNEEEAEILRFQIGTSTLSYGGRRYLPYVFTEQGVAMASAILRSHIAVKVSVEIMEAFVEMRRILISNASLFHRLDKIELKQLEADQKFEEIFKALESDKLHSEKGIFYNGQVFDAYAFVSDIIRTAKNSIILLDNYVDDTVLTLLGKRSDDVTATIYTKNISNQLRLDVQRYNSQYPRIEIEIFSDAHDRFLIIDDTELYHIGASLKDLGKKWFAFSRMDIEVGKMLQILNN, encoded by the coding sequence ATGGAAAATAAACCTACCATTAGCACTATGGAAATCAGAAATCTGATTTATTCCATAAATGGAAAGCAAGTGATGCTGGATAGCAACCTTGCTTCATTGTATCAGGTGGAAACAAAGAACCTAAACAAAGCTGTAAAAAGGAATATAGAAAGGTTTCCTGCATCGTTTTGCTTTCAACTAAACGAAGAGGAAGCTGAAATCTTGAGGTTCCAGATTGGAACCTCAACCTTGAGTTATGGTGGAAGACGCTATTTACCTTATGTCTTTACGGAACAGGGTGTTGCAATGGCATCTGCTATACTCCGTTCTCACATTGCCGTTAAGGTCAGTGTAGAAATTATGGAAGCCTTTGTAGAAATGCGTAGAATCCTTATAAGCAACGCCTCTCTTTTTCATCGATTGGATAAAATTGAACTCAAACAATTAGAAGCGGACCAAAAATTTGAAGAAATTTTTAAGGCTTTAGAAAGCGATAAGCTTCATAGCGAAAAAGGTATTTTCTATAACGGGCAGGTTTTTGATGCCTATGCCTTTGTTTCCGATATTATCCGAACTGCCAAAAACTCTATTATCCTGCTTGATAATTATGTCGATGACACAGTACTAACTTTACTGGGTAAACGCAGCGATGATGTCACCGCAACTATTTATACCAAAAATATCAGCAATCAGCTGCGGCTGGATGTGCAGCGATACAATAGCCAATATCCCAGGATTGAAATCGAAATTTTCTCTGATGCTCACGACCGTTTTTTGATAATTGACGATACTGAACTCTATCACATCGGAGCCTCGCTCAAAGATCTGGGCAAAAAATGGTTTGCTTTTTCGAGAATGGATATTGAGGTTGGCAAAATGCTGCAAATATTGAATAATTAA
- a CDS encoding type IA DNA topoisomerase, with amino-acid sequence MITIITEKPSVAREIAVIIRATEKKDGYLKGNGYFVTWALGHLIGLGMPEDYGITGFDKGSLPIVPKPFLLTVRKVSKDKGYSADTGAVKQLKIIEELFNNSDSIIVATDAGREGELIFRYIYEYLKCTKPFERLWISSLTEKAIKQGFDNLKDGKEFDGLYKAAQARSRADWLVGINATQALSIAAANGVYSLGRVQTPTLALICKRYLENRSFKVKNYWQIQLSHSKEMIDFKSISKNKWEDKKLAGDVIKAIARSQTAIITSQVTKSVTEQPPLLFDLTGLQKEANKKLNLSAEETLNISQSLYEQKFITYPRTASKHIAEDMWAEIPNLVRALQKRENIKQNLCQIKWRRFNKHIVNDLRVTDHHGLLTTDKIPSALTPKENAVYNMIAYRLLEAVSQPCIKEITDVDLQVLHYDFTSKGCKIIESGWRSIKGSFLDDDREHVMDLPELKKDDELKIKEASILEKKTKPPVLYTEAGLLSAMESAGNNIENQGERKVLQNLGIGTAATRASIIEILFTRNYINRENKSLVPTEKGLLVYELVKDKKIAHVAMTAQWELALEKIENNESDAGTFQREMENYAASIVNELLQTPIAKSCLPDLICPKCKSQQLIIRDKIVKCPDETCSWVQFRNVCGAKISIDNIKSLVSKGTTSLIKGMKSRSGKKFDAYIVLNDNAEAIFKFAKNKSFPSNGK; translated from the coding sequence ATGATAACAATCATTACAGAAAAGCCCAGTGTAGCAAGGGAAATAGCCGTTATAATCAGAGCCACCGAAAAAAAAGATGGCTACCTGAAAGGTAACGGCTATTTTGTTACATGGGCGTTAGGCCATCTCATAGGATTAGGAATGCCCGAAGATTATGGCATCACGGGATTTGATAAAGGATCACTTCCGATAGTCCCAAAACCTTTTTTGTTGACTGTCCGAAAGGTCAGTAAAGATAAGGGCTACTCTGCCGATACAGGTGCAGTAAAACAACTGAAAATCATTGAAGAACTCTTTAATAATAGCGATAGCATTATAGTTGCTACCGATGCGGGACGTGAGGGCGAGCTTATTTTCAGGTACATTTACGAATACCTGAAATGCACCAAACCCTTTGAACGTCTTTGGATAAGCTCCCTTACCGAAAAAGCCATTAAACAAGGCTTTGATAATCTCAAAGACGGAAAAGAATTTGACGGATTATATAAGGCAGCCCAAGCCAGGAGCCGTGCCGACTGGCTAGTGGGTATCAATGCTACACAAGCGCTCTCCATTGCAGCAGCCAACGGGGTTTATTCACTCGGAAGAGTGCAGACACCTACGTTGGCTTTAATATGCAAACGCTATCTGGAAAACAGGAGTTTCAAAGTAAAAAATTACTGGCAGATACAGTTGTCCCATAGCAAAGAAATGATAGATTTTAAAAGTATCTCAAAAAACAAATGGGAAGACAAAAAACTAGCCGGTGATGTGATAAAAGCCATTGCGCGAAGCCAAACGGCAATAATTACATCACAAGTGACCAAAAGCGTTACAGAGCAACCGCCTTTATTGTTCGACCTTACCGGTCTGCAAAAGGAGGCCAATAAAAAATTAAACCTTTCTGCCGAAGAAACTCTAAACATTTCCCAGAGTCTTTACGAACAGAAATTTATCACATACCCACGTACCGCAAGCAAACACATTGCTGAAGATATGTGGGCAGAGATTCCCAACCTTGTAAGAGCTTTACAAAAGAGGGAAAATATTAAACAAAACTTATGTCAAATTAAATGGCGCCGTTTTAATAAACATATCGTCAACGATTTGCGCGTAACTGACCATCATGGATTATTAACTACTGATAAAATCCCATCTGCCCTGACTCCAAAGGAAAATGCGGTTTATAATATGATTGCATATCGATTACTCGAAGCCGTTTCACAACCCTGCATCAAAGAGATAACTGATGTCGACTTACAGGTACTGCATTATGATTTTACATCAAAAGGCTGTAAGATTATAGAATCCGGGTGGCGTTCCATTAAAGGCAGTTTCCTCGATGATGATAGAGAACATGTAATGGATTTGCCTGAGCTGAAAAAGGACGATGAACTTAAAATAAAAGAAGCTTCTATTCTGGAAAAGAAAACCAAACCGCCTGTGCTTTACACTGAAGCAGGCCTTTTGTCAGCTATGGAAAGTGCCGGAAATAATATCGAAAATCAAGGTGAGCGAAAGGTTTTGCAAAATTTAGGTATCGGCACTGCAGCTACAAGGGCATCAATTATCGAAATATTGTTTACCCGTAATTACATAAATAGGGAAAACAAATCTTTGGTACCAACCGAAAAGGGATTATTGGTATATGAACTCGTCAAAGACAAAAAAATAGCACATGTGGCGATGACTGCTCAATGGGAACTTGCATTGGAAAAAATCGAAAACAACGAATCAGATGCCGGAACATTTCAAAGGGAAATGGAAAATTACGCTGCATCTATTGTCAATGAATTGCTGCAGACTCCTATTGCCAAAAGCTGCTTGCCAGACCTCATCTGCCCCAAATGTAAAAGCCAACAGCTTATCATACGTGACAAAATAGTAAAGTGTCCTGATGAAACTTGTAGCTGGGTGCAGTTCCGCAATGTCTGCGGTGCGAAAATCAGTATAGACAATATTAAAAGTCTTGTCAGCAAGGGTACAACTTCACTGATCAAAGGAATGAAAAGCAGGTCTGGAAAGAAATTCGATGCATACATCGTACTGAATGATAATGCCGAAGCTATATTTAAATTTGCAAAAAACAAAAGCTTCCCAAGTAATGGAAAATAA
- a CDS encoding ParA family protein — protein sequence MNTKKKPLFIAFSSQKGGVGKSTFTTLLASVLHYRLGYNVAVFDADFPQHSLVKMKARDLAMVMENEALKKLAYRQFTNINKKAYPIMPYKADSALEAAQEFVNDSPTPVDVVFFDLPGTVNTPGILKALAGMHHIFSPITADRVVMESTLIFTQLLQDVIMKKGETSIETINLFWNQVDGRESTPLYKVYNQLIEELGLSLMQSQIKSSTRFRKESEVDSKTVFRSTIMPPDERLMKACQLDLFIDEFLKIIQL from the coding sequence ATGAACACAAAAAAGAAACCTCTGTTTATCGCCTTTTCTTCTCAAAAAGGCGGTGTTGGCAAAAGTACATTTACAACCCTTCTAGCTAGTGTGCTGCACTATCGGTTGGGCTATAACGTAGCCGTATTTGATGCGGATTTTCCACAGCACAGCCTTGTGAAAATGAAGGCAAGGGATTTGGCAATGGTAATGGAAAACGAAGCTTTGAAAAAGCTAGCATATCGACAGTTTACTAACATCAATAAAAAAGCCTATCCCATCATGCCGTACAAAGCAGACAGCGCATTGGAAGCAGCTCAAGAGTTTGTAAATGATTCTCCTACTCCCGTTGATGTTGTATTCTTCGACCTGCCCGGAACCGTTAACACGCCCGGCATCCTGAAAGCATTGGCAGGAATGCACCACATTTTTAGCCCGATCACGGCTGACCGTGTGGTAATGGAAAGTACACTGATCTTCACACAGCTTTTGCAGGATGTAATTATGAAAAAAGGAGAAACTTCCATAGAAACTATTAACCTGTTCTGGAACCAGGTTGACGGCAGGGAGAGCACGCCTTTGTATAAAGTGTATAACCAACTCATTGAAGAATTAGGTTTAAGCCTTATGCAAAGCCAAATCAAGAGCAGCACACGTTTTCGCAAAGAAAGTGAAGTAGACAGCAAAACCGTTTTCCGTTCCACCATAATGCCTCCAGATGAACGCTTGATGAAAGCGTGTCAATTAGACCTGTTCATAGACGAATTTTTAAAAATTATTCAATTGTAG
- the mobB gene encoding conjugal transfer protein MobB, with protein sequence MIAKIGRSANLYGALAYNQLKVENEKGEILFGNKIIETASGNYSVAQLAQSFTPYLIANRNTEKHTLHISLNPDPKDKVSDDRFMEMADAYMQEMGYGLQPYVVFKHTDIDRSHIHIVSVCVDEQGKKISDSYEKMRSMNVCRELERKYGLIPATDKEHKQIDKVFRPVDYKAGDVKSQIASVVRHLANYYQFQTLGEFNALLSLFNITTEKVQGELKGKMQQGLLYIPLDEKGERAGHPFKASLFGKNAGLPALEFHYAKCKESLKDHLAKPTIKAAVTIAVQSTSDEDAFKKQLREQGINVVARRNDTGRIYGITFIDHNSKTVWNGSRLGKEFSANTFNDYWNNNIEPEIKGPVLLQSKISTSNNTDLPANEPHHLFDFLNTAEKDEENLLDAFGGLFPEAQGEDYQEQDFANRLKKKRNRKRGQK encoded by the coding sequence ATGATAGCAAAAATCGGAAGGAGCGCAAATTTATACGGAGCTTTAGCCTACAACCAGCTCAAAGTTGAGAATGAAAAAGGGGAGATATTGTTTGGCAATAAGATAATTGAAACCGCTAGCGGTAATTATTCCGTTGCACAATTAGCCCAATCTTTTACTCCTTATCTCATTGCCAACCGCAATACAGAGAAACATACGTTGCATATCTCGCTTAATCCCGATCCGAAAGACAAAGTAAGTGACGACAGGTTCATGGAAATGGCAGATGCGTATATGCAGGAAATGGGTTACGGACTGCAGCCTTATGTTGTGTTCAAACATACTGATATTGACCGTAGCCATATCCATATTGTATCGGTGTGCGTTGATGAACAGGGTAAAAAGATTTCGGATAGTTATGAGAAAATGCGCTCTATGAACGTCTGCCGTGAACTTGAAAGGAAATATGGATTGATACCTGCAACAGATAAAGAGCATAAACAGATAGACAAGGTTTTCCGTCCTGTAGATTATAAGGCAGGTGATGTTAAAAGTCAGATAGCTTCCGTAGTTCGTCACCTGGCTAACTATTATCAATTCCAAACTTTAGGAGAATTTAATGCTTTGCTTTCTCTTTTTAATATTACCACCGAAAAAGTGCAGGGCGAGTTGAAAGGAAAAATGCAGCAGGGTTTGTTATATATACCTTTGGATGAAAAAGGCGAAAGAGCTGGACATCCTTTCAAGGCTTCTTTATTTGGAAAGAATGCCGGACTTCCGGCTCTGGAATTCCATTATGCAAAATGCAAAGAAAGTTTAAAAGACCATCTGGCAAAGCCGACCATTAAAGCTGCCGTTACCATTGCCGTGCAATCAACAAGTGACGAGGATGCTTTTAAAAAACAGTTACGGGAGCAAGGAATTAACGTGGTAGCACGGAGAAATGATACAGGACGTATTTACGGAATTACCTTTATAGACCATAATTCTAAAACAGTGTGGAACGGTTCAAGATTAGGAAAAGAGTTTTCTGCCAATACTTTTAATGATTATTGGAACAACAATATCGAACCTGAAATAAAAGGACCGGTTTTACTACAATCGAAAATATCGACATCAAATAATACAGATCTTCCTGCAAATGAACCTCATCATTTGTTCGACTTCCTTAATACTGCCGAAAAAGATGAAGAGAATTTGCTTGATGCATTTGGTGGCTTATTTCCAGAAGCTCAGGGAGAAGATTACCAGGAACAGGATTTTGCTAATAGATTGAAGAAAAAAAGAAACCGCAAAAGAGGACAGAAATAA
- a CDS encoding IS110 family transposase, producing MQELMIKIRENEQKIFVGIDVHLKSWTVTILTENIVHKTFTQPPSATVLADYLTRNFPDCEYYSAYEAGFSGFWAHYQLLELGIKNIVINAADVPTSQKELFQKNDPIDSRKIARALRAGQLNAIHVLKIKTLEDRSLVRTRDMLVKDLVRLKCRVKAFLHFYGIDMPEQFKSPYTHWTKRFIKWLREDVQLSSPYGIDSLGFLVSEVESLRKLLLEVNRKIRDLSEEERYSKQFGLLVSIPGIGRISAITLLTQIEDIARFKNTDSFASYIGLVPNFYSSGEKESIGQITFRGQKILKRILVECAWMTIRFDPALSISYNEYCRRMQPNKAIIRIARKLLNRIYYVLKNEKIYACGIK from the coding sequence ATGCAAGAACTAATGATCAAAATTAGAGAAAACGAACAAAAAATTTTTGTTGGAATAGATGTACATCTAAAAAGCTGGACTGTGACAATCTTAACAGAGAATATAGTTCATAAAACCTTTACACAGCCTCCGAGTGCAACTGTTTTAGCGGATTATCTAACAAGAAATTTCCCTGACTGTGAATATTATTCTGCTTATGAAGCAGGATTTAGTGGATTTTGGGCACATTACCAATTACTGGAACTAGGAATAAAAAATATTGTCATTAATGCTGCTGATGTTCCAACTTCGCAAAAAGAACTCTTCCAAAAGAACGACCCCATTGACAGTAGAAAAATTGCAAGAGCCTTAAGAGCGGGACAGCTTAATGCAATTCACGTCTTGAAAATAAAAACTTTAGAAGACCGTTCTTTGGTGAGAACAAGGGATATGTTAGTAAAGGATCTGGTAAGATTGAAATGCAGGGTTAAAGCTTTTCTTCACTTTTACGGAATAGACATGCCCGAACAGTTCAAGAGCCCTTATACACACTGGACTAAACGTTTTATCAAATGGTTAAGGGAAGATGTACAACTATCTTCACCATACGGTATAGATTCTTTAGGGTTTCTTGTTTCCGAGGTGGAAAGTCTGCGAAAACTATTGCTTGAGGTAAACAGAAAAATCAGAGATCTAAGCGAAGAAGAACGCTATAGTAAACAGTTTGGCTTATTGGTAAGTATCCCTGGAATTGGCAGAATTAGCGCAATTACTTTACTAACTCAAATTGAGGATATAGCACGTTTTAAAAATACTGACTCTTTTGCTTCTTATATTGGATTAGTTCCCAACTTTTATTCGAGCGGAGAAAAAGAAAGTATAGGACAAATTACATTCAGAGGGCAAAAAATATTGAAAAGAATACTGGTAGAATGTGCATGGATGACTATCCGGTTTGATCCTGCTCTATCCATATCCTATAATGAATATTGTAGACGGATGCAGCCAAATAAGGCCATCATAAGAATTGCACGGAAATTATTAAACAGAATTTATTATGTTTTGAAAAATGAAAAAATATATGCCTGTGGTATTAAGTAA
- a CDS encoding DUF3945 domain-containing protein encodes MSEQIKDTLNTPEELSDILLVFDKEKKKIMAVKGIDQNGNLETVDPTHKNQNQFMRVDKHGDVFSNFFSNFFSQLKNPTNFSFFKIPALLAVDTSKEMQKHVDHPTPEGEQLMKQHEVKDYKQKNEINMETAQTNPETSEYKYKPEQIDWETLNHLGLSKEKLEKMSLLDPLLKGYKTNELVPVSLNLGTAVTRMDARLSLKQNDEGQVVLAIHGIRKEPNLNYPFFGHEFSKEDKDNLLQTGNMGRVVNLTNPKNNEIMPSIISIDRLTNEVVALRADFIKIPDEIKGVKLSEEQKQTLFEGKPLPLEGMVSKKGTAFDASVQFNADKRFVEFLFDRNDSNKQTQSNQQNQTQGAPKNFRDKELDNEQYQKLKDGQTVYISGLVDKKGKEYNGYITYNEETNKTDFSFQNPDKIKEQIKPSEAHKTQTAVNSEGKTNEATKNIQEPLKSGQTNPENKKQQEKQEESDAPSKSKGRKM; translated from the coding sequence ATGAGCGAACAAATTAAAGATACACTAAATACTCCTGAAGAGTTATCAGATATACTGCTGGTATTCGATAAAGAGAAAAAGAAAATCATGGCGGTAAAAGGCATTGACCAAAATGGTAATCTGGAAACTGTTGACCCGACCCACAAAAATCAGAATCAATTTATGCGGGTAGACAAGCACGGGGATGTGTTTTCTAATTTCTTTTCTAATTTTTTCAGCCAACTGAAGAACCCAACTAATTTTTCTTTCTTCAAAATCCCTGCTCTGCTGGCTGTTGATACTTCAAAAGAGATGCAGAAACATGTAGATCATCCTACACCTGAAGGTGAGCAATTAATGAAACAGCACGAAGTAAAAGATTATAAACAAAAAAATGAAATTAATATGGAAACAGCACAGACAAATCCGGAAACAAGTGAATACAAATACAAACCGGAACAGATCGATTGGGAAACATTAAACCATTTAGGTTTAAGCAAAGAAAAACTTGAAAAAATGAGTCTGCTTGATCCCCTGCTAAAAGGATACAAAACAAATGAGCTTGTACCGGTAAGTCTTAACCTTGGTACTGCCGTCACCAGAATGGATGCCCGTTTATCGCTTAAACAAAACGACGAAGGACAGGTCGTATTGGCCATTCATGGCATCCGAAAAGAACCTAATCTGAATTATCCTTTTTTCGGTCACGAATTCAGCAAGGAAGATAAAGACAATCTACTGCAAACAGGCAATATGGGACGTGTAGTGAATCTAACCAATCCAAAAAACAATGAAATCATGCCCTCCATTATCAGTATAGACAGACTAACTAATGAAGTCGTGGCTTTGCGCGCGGATTTCATTAAAATTCCCGATGAAATTAAAGGAGTTAAGTTGAGTGAAGAGCAAAAACAAACTTTATTTGAAGGGAAACCACTTCCATTGGAAGGTATGGTTTCCAAGAAAGGAACTGCCTTTGATGCATCTGTGCAATTCAATGCCGATAAACGTTTTGTTGAATTTCTCTTTGACCGAAATGATTCAAATAAACAGACACAAAGCAATCAGCAGAACCAAACTCAGGGAGCACCAAAAAACTTTAGGGATAAAGAACTCGATAATGAGCAATATCAAAAGCTCAAAGATGGCCAGACTGTTTATATCAGCGGCTTAGTGGATAAAAAAGGGAAAGAATACAATGGATATATTACTTACAACGAGGAAACCAATAAAACAGATTTTTCATTTCAAAATCCAGATAAAATCAAAGAACAGATAAAACCTTCTGAAGCGCATAAAACACAGACCGCCGTCAATTCCGAAGGCAAAACTAATGAAGCTACCAAGAACATACAGGAGCCTTTAAAATCAGGACAGACAAATCCTGAGAACAAGAAACAGCAGGAAAAACAAGAAGAATCTGATGCACCTTCTAAATCAAAAGGGCGTAAAATGTAA
- the mobC gene encoding conjugal transfer protein MobC — translation MQGEDDVRGLAKIMAFMRAVGILLILMHLYWFCYGYFIDRGWTLEVINKILDNFQRTAGLFSHTLYTKVFALLLLALSCLGSKGVKNQKITWAKIYIALAIGFILFFLNTALLKLSINTAAISYIVTTGLGYIALMVAGVWMSRLLRNNLMDDVFNNENESFMQETTLMENEYSVNLPTKFYYKGKWNNGWINIVNPFRATIVLGTPGSGKSYAIVNNYIKQQIEKGFSMYIYDFKFDDLSTIAYNHLLKHSDKYKAQPKFYVINFDDPRKSHRCNPLNPDFMTDISDAYEAAYTIMLNLNRSWIQKQGDFFVESPIILLAAIIWYLKIYDDGKYCTFPHAIELLNKKYSDVFTILTSYPDLENYLSPFMDAWQGGAQDQLQGQIASAKIPLSRMISPQLYWVMTGDDFSLDINNPKEPKILCVGNNPDRQNIYSAALGLYNSRIVKLINKKGQLKSSVIIDELPTIYFRGLDNLIATARSNKVAVCLGFQDYSQLTRDYGDKESKVIQNTVGNIFSGQVVGETAKSLSERFGKVLQKRQSMSINRNDTSTSISTQLDSLIPASKISTLTQGFFVGSVSDNFEERIEQKIFHAEIVVDNEKVACETKGYQKIPEILSFIDEDGKDNMKQSIEDNYRQIKKDVVLVIETEMERIKNDPNLKHLIQNDSTKKSE, via the coding sequence ATGCAGGGAGAAGATGATGTAAGAGGATTAGCCAAAATTATGGCTTTTATGCGGGCAGTAGGTATCTTATTGATACTGATGCACCTTTATTGGTTTTGCTACGGTTACTTTATAGATAGGGGCTGGACACTAGAGGTAATCAACAAAATATTAGACAATTTTCAGCGTACCGCGGGATTGTTCTCGCATACTCTTTATACCAAAGTATTTGCCTTGTTGTTATTAGCTTTAAGCTGCCTGGGTTCAAAAGGAGTTAAGAACCAGAAGATAACCTGGGCTAAAATTTATATTGCTTTGGCAATTGGGTTTATTCTGTTTTTTCTGAACACAGCTTTATTAAAGCTATCAATCAATACCGCTGCAATTTCTTATATCGTTACAACTGGTTTAGGATATATCGCTTTAATGGTTGCCGGAGTCTGGATGAGCCGACTGCTTCGTAACAATCTCATGGACGATGTTTTCAATAACGAGAACGAAAGTTTTATGCAGGAAACTACATTGATGGAAAATGAATATTCTGTCAATCTACCCACGAAGTTTTATTACAAAGGAAAATGGAACAATGGGTGGATTAACATAGTCAATCCTTTTCGAGCAACGATTGTCTTAGGTACTCCGGGCTCAGGAAAATCATACGCAATCGTAAACAATTATATTAAACAGCAGATTGAGAAAGGTTTCTCAATGTACATCTACGATTTCAAATTTGATGATCTTTCTACCATTGCATATAATCATTTATTAAAGCACAGCGATAAATACAAAGCACAACCAAAATTCTATGTCATCAACTTTGATGACCCCCGAAAGAGCCACCGTTGCAATCCTCTTAATCCCGATTTCATGACGGATATCTCGGATGCTTACGAAGCAGCATATACCATAATGCTAAACCTCAATCGTAGCTGGATACAGAAGCAGGGCGATTTTTTCGTCGAAAGCCCGATTATCCTTTTGGCTGCAATCATTTGGTACCTGAAAATTTATGACGACGGTAAGTATTGTACGTTCCCACACGCTATTGAACTCTTGAATAAAAAATATTCTGACGTATTCACGATTTTAACCTCATATCCCGACTTGGAAAACTATCTGTCGCCATTTATGGATGCCTGGCAGGGAGGCGCACAAGACCAATTACAGGGACAGATAGCCTCTGCAAAAATTCCTCTTTCAAGAATGATTTCGCCGCAACTCTACTGGGTTATGACAGGCGATGATTTTTCATTGGACATCAACAATCCCAAAGAACCTAAGATATTATGCGTAGGCAATAATCCAGACCGCCAAAATATCTATTCTGCTGCGCTGGGATTATACAATTCCCGTATCGTTAAGCTTATTAACAAAAAGGGTCAGTTGAAGAGTTCGGTTATTATAGACGAGTTGCCTACTATATACTTTAGGGGATTGGATAACCTTATTGCAACCGCTAGAAGTAATAAGGTGGCTGTTTGTTTGGGCTTTCAGGATTATTCGCAGCTGACAAGGGATTATGGCGACAAAGAGAGCAAGGTAATTCAGAACACCGTAGGTAATATTTTTAGCGGCCAAGTGGTCGGAGAAACTGCAAAAAGCCTGTCGGAAAGATTCGGGAAAGTATTGCAGAAAAGGCAGAGTATGAGCATCAACCGCAACGATACATCAACTTCAATATCAACTCAATTGGATAGTCTTATACCAGCTTCCAAAATATCCACACTGACACAAGGCTTTTTTGTTGGCTCTGTATCGGACAATTTTGAGGAACGTATTGAGCAGAAAATCTTCCATGCTGAGATTGTAGTGGATAATGAAAAGGTTGCTTGCGAAACTAAAGGGTATCAAAAAATACCGGAAATCTTATCTTTTATTGACGAAGATGGGAAAGACAATATGAAACAGTCAATAGAGGATAATTACAGACAGATAAAAAAGGATGTTGTACTGGTTATAGAAACCGAAATGGAACGTATAAAGAATGATCCCAATTTAAAGCATTTGATACAAAACGATAGCACTAAGAAGAGCGAGTAA